A stretch of Corynebacterium timonense DNA encodes these proteins:
- a CDS encoding UDP-N-acetylmuramoyl-tripeptide--D-alanyl-D-alanine ligase — protein sequence MIPLQLREIAEVTGGTLNEHADPGAVVGGYVEFDSRKVAEGGLFVALSGARADGHDFASAAVDQGAVAVLAARDVDAPAIIAPAAQTRADDNSDLAANDKDGSVAAVVGAMSRLAAHVARELTSHHGLSITGVTGSAGKTSTKDLIAAVLSTAGETVAPPGSFNNEIGHPYTVLRCSPSTDFLVAEMSARGIGHIAHLAEIAPPRIGVVLNVGSAHLGEFGSRENIAVAKGELVEALPEADRGGVAILNADDDLVAGMAVRTNARVVTFSTRSKNADYYATDVELDDVARASFTLHSPGNQPQRVRLNVFGAHQVSNALAAAAVGVESGVPAETVASALSGAHGVSVNRMDVNTRADGVTVINDAYNANPDSMRAGIAALGFTAAARPGVRSIAVLGEMNELGSNTVDTHRELGDELARYDVTHLVAVGQTPPMRALVGQARARGIATVTAHGVDDAAAEVQNILSAPPAGAEGWYERSVRDVVLVKASNSAGLWGVAERLLAGHTLKDGRNDHA from the coding sequence ATGATTCCACTTCAGCTCCGTGAGATCGCGGAGGTCACCGGCGGCACGCTCAACGAGCACGCAGATCCGGGCGCCGTCGTTGGTGGCTACGTCGAGTTCGATTCGCGCAAGGTCGCCGAGGGCGGCCTCTTCGTTGCCTTAAGCGGTGCGCGAGCCGATGGCCACGACTTCGCGTCCGCCGCGGTGGACCAGGGGGCGGTCGCGGTGCTTGCCGCGCGGGACGTGGACGCGCCCGCCATCATCGCCCCGGCTGCACAGACCCGCGCCGACGACAACTCTGACCTAGCGGCCAACGACAAGGACGGCAGCGTCGCCGCCGTCGTGGGAGCGATGTCGCGCCTCGCCGCGCACGTGGCCCGCGAGCTGACGAGCCACCACGGGCTGTCCATCACGGGCGTGACCGGTTCTGCGGGAAAGACCTCGACGAAAGACCTCATCGCCGCGGTGCTGTCCACCGCCGGAGAAACGGTCGCGCCCCCGGGATCGTTCAACAACGAGATCGGCCACCCCTACACGGTGCTGCGCTGCTCGCCCTCCACGGACTTCCTCGTCGCGGAGATGTCCGCGCGCGGAATCGGCCACATCGCACACCTTGCGGAGATAGCTCCGCCGCGCATCGGCGTCGTGCTGAACGTGGGCTCGGCCCACTTGGGCGAGTTTGGCTCGCGGGAGAACATCGCGGTGGCGAAAGGGGAGCTCGTCGAGGCGCTTCCTGAGGCGGACCGCGGCGGCGTCGCCATCCTCAACGCCGACGACGACCTCGTCGCGGGGATGGCCGTGCGCACGAATGCACGGGTGGTGACCTTTTCCACCCGCTCCAAGAACGCGGACTACTACGCCACGGACGTCGAGCTTGATGACGTCGCACGGGCCAGCTTCACTCTCCATTCGCCGGGCAACCAGCCGCAGCGCGTCCGCCTGAACGTCTTTGGCGCGCACCAAGTCTCCAACGCGCTGGCCGCGGCCGCCGTCGGGGTCGAGTCGGGTGTGCCCGCCGAGACGGTGGCCTCCGCCCTCAGCGGAGCCCACGGCGTGTCGGTCAACCGCATGGACGTAAACACGCGCGCTGACGGGGTGACCGTCATCAACGACGCGTACAACGCGAACCCGGACTCGATGCGCGCCGGGATCGCCGCGCTGGGATTCACCGCGGCGGCGCGCCCGGGGGTGCGCTCGATCGCCGTGCTGGGCGAGATGAACGAGCTGGGCAGCAACACCGTCGACACCCACCGTGAACTGGGCGACGAGCTCGCGCGTTACGACGTCACGCACCTCGTCGCGGTGGGGCAGACGCCGCCTATGCGTGCGCTTGTCGGGCAGGCCCGCGCCCGCGGGATCGCCACGGTGACCGCCCACGGGGTCGACGACGCCGCGGCGGAGGTCCAGAACATCCTCTCCGCCCCACCCGCCGGGGCCGAAGGGTGGTACGAGCGCTCCGTGCGCGATGTCGTGCTCGTCAAAGCCTCGAACTCCGCCGGGCTGTGGGGCGTTGCCGAGCGGCTGCTGGCAGGACATACCCTGAAGGACGGCCGCAATGACCACGCTTGA